One window of Spirochaetota bacterium genomic DNA carries:
- the hfq gene encoding RNA chaperone Hfq produces MGNQTKNLQDSFLNVVRKEKVEITIYLMNGVPIKGRVLSFDNFTVLVEVDKKHNLIYKHAVSTIVPIKPIQYRDDEA; encoded by the coding sequence ATGGGAAATCAGACTAAAAATCTTCAGGACAGTTTTTTAAATGTCGTGCGAAAAGAAAAGGTGGAGATTACGATTTACCTCATGAATGGCGTCCCCATTAAGGGCAGAGTGCTCAGCTTTGACAATTTCACCGTTCTGGTTGAAGTCGATAAAAAGCATAACTTGATCTACAAACACGCGGTGTCCACCATCGTTCCGATAAAACCGATTCAGTATCGCGATGATGAGGCCTAA
- the miaA gene encoding tRNA (adenosine(37)-N6)-dimethylallyltransferase MiaA produces the protein MGPTASGKTDLALGLAGDIFEIISADSVQVYRRLDIGSGKPSRTQRGAVRHHLIDIVDPDRKFTAGDFCREARLAAQDIERRGKVPLFVGGTGLYIDSFFGGLSGIPPVDPLVNAAIKDELEQRGPADLYAELKRVDEAFALRIHPNDRQRIARGLEVYRSTGRPLSDYFGEKRGAGSEKTVFIGLNPSREDLRGRIERRFDRMMDEGFLDEVRSLRESGYGPELGSMRSIGYRELNMHLDGKLPLDEAVRAAKLQTRHYAKRQMTWFGRNGRITWFEGFEIEKIEKLLYTCRVG, from the coding sequence GTGGGGCCCACCGCGTCCGGGAAAACGGACCTTGCCCTGGGACTTGCCGGCGATATCTTTGAAATCATCTCCGCCGATTCGGTGCAGGTGTACCGTCGTCTCGACATCGGAAGCGGTAAGCCCTCTCGGACCCAAAGGGGGGCCGTGCGGCACCATCTCATCGATATCGTCGACCCGGACCGCAAGTTTACCGCGGGGGACTTCTGCAGGGAGGCGCGACTCGCCGCCCAGGACATCGAGAGGCGGGGGAAGGTTCCGCTTTTCGTGGGAGGTACAGGCCTGTATATCGATTCGTTTTTCGGCGGTCTTTCGGGCATTCCGCCGGTAGATCCGCTGGTGAACGCGGCGATAAAAGACGAACTCGAACAGCGCGGCCCGGCGGACCTGTATGCGGAGCTTAAGCGCGTCGATGAGGCCTTCGCCCTGCGCATTCATCCGAATGATCGCCAGCGGATTGCGCGCGGACTGGAGGTGTACAGGAGCACCGGAAGGCCCCTCAGCGATTATTTCGGCGAGAAGAGGGGTGCCGGCTCGGAGAAGACGGTTTTTATCGGCCTCAACCCGTCGCGAGAGGATCTTCGCGGCCGCATCGAGCGCAGGTTCGACAGGATGATGGATGAAGGTTTCCTGGATGAGGTGCGTTCGCTGCGCGAAAGCGGTTACGGGCCGGAACTCGGTTCGATGAGGTCCATCGGGTACCGCGAGCTTAATATGCACCTCGATGGGAAACTTCCACTCGATGAGGCGGTCAGAGCCGCCAAGCTCCAGACCAGGCATTATGCGAAACGGCAGATGACGTGGTTCGGGCGAAATGGAAGGATAACCTGGTTTGAGGGTTTTGAGATTGAAAAAATAGAAAAACTGCTGTATACTTGCAGGGTGGGGTGA
- the gmk gene encoding guanylate kinase, protein MPSECFSIVVSAPSGAGKTTIIKSLVAVDDRFEFSVSTTTRPSRKGEKSARSYNFVGIEEFHEMVRRGEFVEWAQVHQNYYGTTKKEVDRIKSTGRIPLFDVDVQGARQLKGRIDDAVFIFIAPPSVDSLRERLVKRDTESTEQIELRLSNAIKELQDYVLYDYVIINDTVEASVESVRNIVGAEACRMHRIKSRLLRPGGTDSDNSAEQTDRI, encoded by the coding sequence ATGCCGAGTGAATGTTTTTCGATCGTGGTTTCCGCGCCGTCGGGAGCCGGGAAAACCACCATTATTAAAAGCCTGGTCGCCGTCGACGATCGCTTCGAGTTCTCAGTCTCCACGACCACCCGCCCTTCCCGGAAGGGCGAAAAGTCAGCACGAAGCTATAATTTCGTCGGGATCGAGGAGTTTCATGAAATGGTGCGCAGGGGGGAATTTGTCGAATGGGCGCAGGTTCATCAAAACTACTATGGGACCACAAAAAAAGAGGTTGACAGGATAAAATCGACCGGGAGAATCCCCCTATTCGACGTCGATGTGCAGGGCGCCCGTCAGCTTAAAGGCAGAATCGACGACGCCGTCTTCATCTTCATCGCGCCACCTTCCGTGGACTCGCTGCGGGAACGGCTGGTGAAACGAGATACCGAATCCACCGAGCAGATCGAACTGCGGCTGAGTAACGCAATAAAGGAGTTGCAGGATTATGTATTGTACGATTACGTAATAATCAACGATACAGTGGAGGCCTCGGTGGAAAGCGTGCGCAACATCGTCGGCGCCGAGGCGTGCAGGATGCACAGAATTAAATCGAGACTTTTACGACCCGGAGGGACGGATAGTGATAATTCCGCTGAACAAACTGATCGCATTTAA
- a CDS encoding DUF370 domain-containing protein, with protein sequence MRTNLINIGFGNAVVAERVIAVITPQSASGKRIREEARGNSLLIDATHGRKTRAIIVMDSNHVVLSAMQPETLAGRLTSNAE encoded by the coding sequence ATGAGGACAAACCTTATCAATATCGGCTTTGGAAACGCCGTGGTCGCCGAACGGGTTATAGCGGTTATTACTCCCCAGTCAGCGTCGGGAAAGAGGATACGGGAGGAGGCGAGGGGGAACAGCCTCCTGATCGACGCGACGCACGGCAGGAAGACGCGGGCGATTATCGTAATGGACTCCAACCATGTCGTACTTTCCGCCATGCAGCCTGAAACCCTTGCCGGAAGGCTGACAAGCAATGCCGAGTGA
- a CDS encoding YicC/YloC family endoribonuclease: MESMTGYAMVEKSTEQFSFSVEIKSVNSKYVETYLNLPRFMKDDEYEIELLLKKRYARGKIELSIDIHDWLESRPVMINRELLGKYYREVRAVTDELGVNERFSIDALLALDGVVQKERSTLSEKSRADIFAGIDLAVGKHIKMRLREGDATRKDLLKSLAAISRSIARVEKLSKNVSRALYEKLSASIEHLMKTRPEDTRLYTEVAILADKQDINEEVQRLRDHVDKFRQLAAGEGQTGKQLDFLAQEMFREINTISSKSASSEIAHLVVEIKNFIDKIREQCRNIA; the protein is encoded by the coding sequence ATGGAAAGCATGACCGGTTATGCCATGGTCGAAAAATCAACCGAACAGTTTTCCTTTTCGGTCGAGATAAAATCGGTCAACTCCAAGTATGTGGAGACATATCTCAACCTGCCGCGTTTCATGAAAGACGATGAATACGAGATAGAGCTTCTCTTGAAAAAGCGATACGCAAGGGGCAAGATCGAATTGTCCATCGACATCCATGACTGGCTTGAATCGCGACCCGTCATGATAAACAGGGAGTTGCTCGGAAAATATTACCGCGAGGTCAGGGCGGTAACCGATGAACTCGGCGTAAACGAGCGGTTTTCCATCGACGCCCTCCTCGCACTGGACGGTGTCGTGCAGAAGGAACGCTCAACGCTCTCGGAAAAGTCGCGGGCCGATATTTTCGCGGGTATTGATCTTGCGGTTGGAAAACATATTAAAATGCGTCTGCGCGAGGGGGATGCCACCAGAAAGGACCTGTTGAAATCGCTCGCGGCGATTTCCCGCTCCATTGCCCGCGTCGAAAAGCTTTCAAAGAATGTTTCCAGGGCGTTGTACGAAAAGCTCAGCGCGAGTATCGAGCATCTCATGAAGACGCGCCCCGAAGACACGCGCCTCTACACGGAGGTGGCAATCCTGGCCGACAAGCAGGACATCAACGAGGAGGTGCAGCGCCTGCGTGATCATGTCGATAAATTCAGGCAGCTTGCCGCGGGCGAGGGGCAGACGGGCAAGCAGCTCGACTTTTTGGCCCAGGAGATGTTCCGGGAGATCAACACGATTTCGTCGAAGTCGGCGAGCTCGGAGATAGCTCATCTGGTGGTGGAGATCAAAAACTTCATCGACAAAATCCGCGAGCAGTGCAGGAACATAGCATGA
- a CDS encoding chemotaxis protein CheD, with amino-acid sequence MNFKLVNVGIADLGLASSPDILRTILGSCVGVCLYDPGASMAGLSHIMLPSKSDRNSNDRKYADSALPLLVEEMAKKGALKSRMVAKIVGGSTMFKMAENSIMGEIGRNNVKKVREVLDEIGIRIVAEDVGGDYGRTIDFYAEDGRLKIKSLGKPEKSL; translated from the coding sequence ATGAATTTTAAACTGGTTAACGTCGGAATCGCCGATCTCGGCCTGGCTTCGAGTCCGGATATACTGCGGACCATTCTGGGATCGTGTGTCGGGGTTTGCCTGTACGACCCGGGCGCGTCGATGGCGGGCCTTTCGCACATCATGCTTCCCTCCAAGAGCGACCGCAACTCCAATGATAGAAAATACGCGGATTCGGCGCTTCCGCTGCTTGTCGAGGAGATGGCGAAAAAGGGGGCGTTAAAATCGAGAATGGTCGCCAAGATCGTGGGTGGCTCAACGATGTTCAAGATGGCGGAAAACAGCATAATGGGAGAAATAGGCAGAAACAACGTTAAAAAGGTCAGGGAGGTCCTTGATGAGATCGGCATTCGCATCGTCGCCGAAGACGTGGGCGGAGACTACGGCAGGACCATCGATTTTTACGCCGAGGACGGCCGTCTGAAAATAAAATCGCTCGGAAAGCCCGAGAAGTCACTGTGA
- a CDS encoding protein-glutamate O-methyltransferase CheR — MIDFGNIKRLNEDEFHRFAKLIYAESGIFLKDTKITLLSNRLRKRLQALNLESFSDYYDHIQRLPDKAKELEQLIDVVSTNETYFFRNERQFDALIQHCLPDIAKKKANKKLRIWSAGCSTGEEPYTIAICVLEIMHLFPGWEVEIIATDIAPSVLDFARKGEYSGRRIEKVAPVILEKHFTQDRQYPELFTVKERARKLVTFHYLNLFKNPYPRDLDIIFCRNVMIYFDREYQRRLVAGFTGVLSKSGYLFIGHSETLHSISEDFVYVKLLDSPVYVPKERANEF, encoded by the coding sequence ATGATAGATTTCGGTAACATCAAGCGCCTCAACGAGGATGAGTTTCACCGTTTCGCGAAGCTCATTTACGCGGAGAGCGGTATATTTTTAAAAGACACAAAAATCACTCTGCTTTCCAACCGCCTGAGGAAACGGCTCCAGGCGCTCAACCTCGAATCGTTTTCCGATTATTACGACCATATACAGCGCCTGCCGGACAAGGCAAAGGAGCTGGAGCAGCTTATCGATGTCGTTTCCACAAACGAAACGTATTTCTTCCGAAACGAACGGCAGTTCGATGCCCTGATTCAGCACTGTCTTCCGGATATTGCAAAAAAAAAGGCGAATAAAAAGCTGCGAATATGGAGCGCCGGGTGCTCGACCGGCGAGGAGCCGTATACGATAGCCATCTGTGTTCTCGAAATCATGCACCTTTTCCCAGGATGGGAGGTCGAGATCATAGCCACCGACATTGCACCATCGGTGCTCGATTTCGCCCGGAAAGGCGAGTACTCCGGCAGGAGGATCGAAAAGGTCGCGCCGGTAATCCTCGAAAAACATTTCACTCAGGACCGGCAATACCCGGAGCTTTTTACCGTCAAGGAGCGGGCCAGAAAGCTCGTTACCTTTCATTATCTAAATCTTTTTAAAAACCCGTACCCCCGGGACCTCGACATCATTTTCTGTCGAAACGTCATGATATACTTCGACCGCGAATACCAGCGGCGGCTGGTCGCGGGTTTCACCGGCGTACTTTCAAAAAGCGGTTATCTTTTCATCGGACATTCGGAAACCCTCCACTCCATCTCCGAGGATTTCGTTTATGTGAAGCTTCTGGATTCCCCGGTATATGTTCCGAAGGAGCGTGCAAATGAATTTTAA
- a CDS encoding FapA family protein codes for MSTLKELLREIEDEDGSSDEEVEVLADSVRQALEIASGALKLEVSALDYDILQKGTRGFMGMGRQPYRVLVRASKTRDAYSDFDEIERKLSKASPSDLSIRDVVKYADGTYKVRVTRSGIYLIVNPPSGGGQPASLSDVNNRLFAMRISNADMKKVEKEVGKSSGKRVKIGEWMPNAEYDGSMSVEITEDEMKAFVHFVPPRFFGRHMEPEDVVDSLKRAGVVVGINEERIGQYLDKMEYAHPLLAAEGQPPRHGKDASVDYKVKIDKTSINLAEDERGQVDFKNLDILENVVVGQVLAVKIPAQEGIPGRTVTNRVLPARSGKDHPMRYGKGTILSEDGMELTAEINGQVVFQAGKIIVEPVFFVKGDVSFETGNIVFLGSVVVGGSVQDNFIVKAAGNIEVKGSVQKAFLEAEGDIIIRQGIMGREEAKIESTGGSIFANFVQSANCFAEKDIIVSEGILHSRADAGSRILCHGRRARIVGGVIRAGEEVNARIIGSDSFTRTEVRVGINPKVLQQVSDLEALKQQGGDEIEKIRKDLTTLTVLKNNSGGRLSQEKEELLQKVTQQKQKLETRNAEVNLELEELKAYLGMLEQKGKVCAEQTVFPGVEIYIKDRRYPVKDPYNYVKFTMEGGEIRLSEYEKPDMGEGIGKMTMLRRRR; via the coding sequence ATGAGCACGCTGAAGGAACTGCTGAGGGAAATAGAGGACGAGGACGGGTCCTCCGACGAGGAGGTCGAAGTGCTGGCGGACTCGGTGCGCCAGGCCCTTGAAATCGCTTCCGGCGCGCTCAAGCTCGAAGTTTCGGCTCTCGATTACGACATCCTCCAGAAGGGTACGCGCGGCTTTATGGGAATGGGGCGCCAGCCCTATCGCGTTCTTGTAAGGGCATCAAAAACACGCGACGCGTACAGCGATTTTGATGAAATAGAACGCAAGCTTTCGAAGGCATCACCCTCCGACCTCTCAATCCGCGATGTCGTGAAATATGCCGACGGCACCTATAAAGTGCGCGTGACCAGATCCGGTATTTATCTGATAGTAAATCCGCCCAGCGGCGGAGGACAGCCGGCGAGCCTGAGCGATGTCAACAACAGACTCTTCGCCATGCGTATCAGCAATGCCGACATGAAGAAGGTGGAAAAAGAGGTCGGCAAGTCCTCGGGCAAACGCGTAAAAATCGGCGAATGGATGCCAAATGCCGAGTACGACGGCAGCATGTCGGTCGAGATAACCGAAGACGAAATGAAGGCGTTCGTGCACTTCGTGCCGCCGCGTTTTTTCGGCAGACACATGGAGCCCGAGGATGTCGTCGATTCCCTCAAGCGGGCCGGCGTGGTGGTGGGAATAAACGAAGAGCGTATCGGCCAATACCTTGACAAGATGGAATACGCGCACCCGCTTCTGGCCGCGGAGGGACAGCCTCCCCGCCACGGGAAGGACGCCTCGGTCGATTATAAGGTCAAGATAGATAAAACGAGCATCAACCTCGCCGAGGACGAGCGCGGCCAGGTGGATTTCAAGAACCTGGATATCCTTGAAAATGTGGTTGTCGGCCAGGTGCTCGCGGTCAAGATCCCCGCGCAGGAGGGCATACCCGGCCGCACGGTTACCAACAGGGTGCTGCCGGCCCGTTCGGGCAAGGACCATCCGATGCGGTACGGCAAGGGGACGATCCTCTCGGAGGACGGCATGGAGCTCACCGCCGAGATCAACGGCCAGGTCGTCTTCCAGGCCGGCAAGATCATAGTGGAGCCGGTTTTCTTCGTAAAAGGAGATGTTTCATTCGAAACCGGCAATATCGTTTTTCTGGGGTCGGTGGTAGTGGGCGGGAGCGTCCAGGACAATTTCATCGTCAAGGCGGCCGGCAATATTGAGGTCAAGGGATCGGTCCAGAAGGCATTTCTTGAGGCCGAGGGAGATATTATCATTCGCCAGGGGATTATGGGGCGTGAAGAGGCCAAAATCGAATCCACCGGCGGTTCCATCTTCGCCAATTTTGTCCAATCGGCAAATTGCTTTGCCGAAAAGGACATCATCGTATCCGAAGGCATTCTCCATTCGAGAGCTGATGCCGGAAGCCGTATCCTCTGCCACGGGAGGAGGGCTCGCATTGTGGGTGGTGTTATCCGGGCCGGGGAAGAGGTGAATGCCCGCATCATCGGTTCGGATTCCTTTACCCGCACCGAGGTTCGGGTCGGGATCAATCCGAAGGTGCTGCAGCAGGTCTCCGACCTCGAGGCCCTCAAACAGCAGGGGGGGGACGAGATCGAAAAAATCCGCAAGGACCTTACGACCCTTACCGTACTGAAAAACAATTCCGGAGGCCGCCTGTCGCAGGAGAAGGAGGAGCTGCTTCAGAAGGTCACCCAGCAGAAGCAGAAGCTTGAGACCCGGAACGCCGAGGTGAACCTTGAGCTGGAGGAACTCAAGGCATACCTGGGGATGCTCGAACAGAAAGGCAAGGTGTGCGCTGAACAGACTGTTTTCCCGGGAGTGGAGATTTATATAAAGGACCGCCGTTATCCGGTCAAGGACCCGTACAACTATGTCAAGTTTACCATGGAAGGTGGAGAGATCCGTCTTTCCGAATACGAAAAGCCCGATATGGGCGAGGGTATCGGCAAAATGACGATGCTCCGGAGGAGGAGGTAA
- the whiG gene encoding RNA polymerase sigma factor WhiG, translating into MNTKKIKELDAINEDDLWKQFAKTRGQDLRDYFVIKYAPLVKYVAGKISMGMPQSIEFDDLVSYGIFGLIDAINKFDPNRGIKFKTYAMTRVRGAIFDELRSIDWIPRSIRQKAKQIEQAISDLENKLGRTVEDEEIAHELGIGMDEFQSLLNKLSGTSMLSLNDIWYLGDDSDELSILETLEAPESMNPDVLIEKEEIRDYIIDAIKKLPEKEKKVIVLYYYEDLTLKEIGDVLDVTESRVSQLHTKAIMRLRGRLGRIKSNIVG; encoded by the coding sequence ATGAACACTAAAAAAATAAAGGAATTAGACGCCATAAACGAAGATGATCTCTGGAAGCAGTTCGCCAAGACCAGGGGCCAGGACCTCCGGGACTACTTCGTTATCAAATACGCGCCGCTGGTCAAATACGTTGCCGGAAAGATATCCATGGGCATGCCCCAGAGTATAGAGTTTGACGACCTGGTATCGTACGGTATTTTCGGTCTTATCGATGCGATCAACAAGTTCGACCCCAACAGGGGAATCAAGTTCAAGACGTATGCCATGACGCGCGTCCGCGGCGCGATATTCGACGAGCTGCGCTCCATCGACTGGATCCCCCGCTCCATCCGGCAGAAGGCCAAACAGATTGAACAGGCGATCTCGGACCTTGAAAACAAGCTTGGACGAACCGTCGAGGACGAGGAGATAGCCCACGAGCTTGGAATAGGCATGGATGAGTTCCAGTCACTGCTCAACAAGCTCTCGGGAACGTCGATGCTTTCCCTTAACGACATCTGGTATCTGGGCGATGACAGCGACGAACTCTCGATCCTGGAGACGCTCGAGGCTCCCGAGAGCATGAACCCCGACGTATTGATTGAAAAAGAGGAGATACGGGACTATATTATTGATGCGATCAAGAAGCTTCCCGAAAAGGAGAAGAAAGTGATAGTGCTCTATTACTACGAGGACCTCACGCTCAAGGAGATCGGCGACGTTCTCGATGTCACCGAGAGCCGGGTGTCCCAGCTCCATACCAAAGCGATCATGCGCCTGCGCGGGCGGCTCGGACGCATCAAGTCGAATATTGTCGGTTGA
- a CDS encoding MinD/ParA family protein, which produces MDQATNLRRLVLESDGVRKTRTIAITSGKGGVGKTSFAVALSIALARDGSRVTLLDADLGLANVNVILGIIPKYNLYHVIKGKKKLKDIVIEVPEGFKIIAGASGFHQLANLEAKQRQDFIDAVSDLGEDDYMIVDTGAGISQNVLSFVSASDEVIVITTPEPTAITDAYGIIKSIASQAPDKPVRLVVNRVQTVSEGRKVAERVINIAGQFLNIKVENLGFIFDDIYVQKSIRNQKPFMVTYPKSKASSCIFIIADRIANREIGESKGSGIAGFFKQLFKQESLEAD; this is translated from the coding sequence GTGGATCAGGCTACAAATTTACGCCGGCTGGTTCTTGAAAGCGACGGTGTTCGGAAAACGCGGACTATCGCCATCACGAGCGGCAAGGGAGGGGTGGGGAAGACGAGTTTCGCCGTGGCGCTCTCCATCGCGCTTGCCCGCGACGGTTCCAGGGTGACGCTTCTCGATGCCGACCTTGGACTCGCGAATGTCAACGTGATACTCGGCATCATTCCGAAGTACAACCTCTACCATGTGATAAAGGGAAAAAAGAAGCTCAAGGACATCGTTATAGAGGTGCCCGAGGGCTTCAAGATCATTGCCGGGGCGTCCGGCTTCCACCAGCTTGCGAACCTCGAGGCAAAGCAGCGGCAGGATTTCATTGATGCCGTTTCAGACCTCGGCGAAGACGACTATATGATCGTCGACACGGGCGCTGGTATCTCGCAGAACGTGCTCAGCTTCGTGAGCGCGTCCGACGAGGTGATCGTCATCACCACGCCTGAACCGACCGCCATTACCGACGCTTACGGCATCATCAAATCGATCGCCTCGCAGGCGCCCGACAAGCCGGTCCGTCTCGTCGTCAACAGGGTGCAGACGGTGTCGGAGGGCAGGAAGGTCGCGGAACGGGTGATCAATATCGCCGGGCAGTTTCTCAACATCAAGGTGGAAAATCTGGGATTCATCTTCGACGATATATACGTGCAGAAATCGATACGGAACCAGAAGCCCTTTATGGTAACCTATCCGAAATCAAAGGCGTCAAGCTGTATCTTTATTATCGCCGACCGGATAGCGAACCGCGAAATCGGGGAATCAAAAGGCTCCGGAATCGCCGGATTCTTCAAACAGCTCTTCAAACAGGAGTCGCTGGAGGCCGATTAG
- the flhF gene encoding flagellar biosynthesis protein FlhF has translation MRYVKIKAKTYNEAMMKLKMEHGDDAIPISHKYVKEGGLFNSKFLARELVELTAAIPERKSAARTKASPRSTIDFTVGDNDILKKGVRMETVVQSPVEPVESPRSPDLSAARFEKVLAAARAIPEATRPAIAAETAETVEIEQRELSSLRKLEKEFHELKESLNRMMEAKGDGGGKRSAVLHEEESIMRPFMDLLESNDFGRDECKNIIGEVRNSVSHDDLNDRSKIEKTLRELLKSRIVTSGPFKKGSRKKVLMFIGPTGVGKTTTMAKLGAIFALREGCRVAFITIDNYRIAATEQLKKYAEIMKIPVHVVNDQKAFKEIIEHEKAEIIMVDTSGRSHKNDLKISEIKSYADTIEYDFEKVLCVSANTKKHDLASVFKSFDKVNFTSVIVTKVDETAFIGNVLDLADKYKKPIAYYTTGQEVPNDIDIADPEKLVNMMIGSINQ, from the coding sequence ATGAGGTATGTGAAGATAAAGGCCAAGACCTACAACGAGGCGATGATGAAGTTGAAGATGGAGCATGGCGACGACGCCATTCCGATCAGCCACAAGTACGTCAAAGAGGGCGGACTGTTCAACTCGAAGTTCCTTGCCAGGGAACTGGTGGAGCTCACCGCCGCGATACCGGAACGAAAATCCGCGGCCAGGACCAAGGCCTCGCCCAGGAGTACGATCGACTTTACGGTGGGGGACAACGATATTCTGAAAAAGGGTGTGCGCATGGAGACGGTTGTGCAGTCGCCCGTCGAACCCGTCGAGTCGCCGCGCTCTCCCGACCTGTCCGCCGCACGCTTCGAGAAGGTGCTCGCCGCGGCCCGCGCCATTCCTGAGGCGACGAGGCCCGCAATCGCGGCCGAAACGGCCGAAACGGTCGAAATCGAGCAAAGAGAGCTATCGTCTCTTCGAAAACTCGAAAAGGAATTCCATGAGCTCAAGGAGTCGCTTAACAGGATGATGGAGGCGAAAGGGGACGGAGGCGGGAAAAGAAGCGCCGTCTTACATGAAGAGGAATCGATTATGCGACCGTTCATGGATCTGCTTGAAAGCAACGATTTCGGCAGGGACGAGTGCAAAAACATCATCGGCGAGGTGAGGAACTCGGTCAGTCATGACGACCTCAACGACCGCTCCAAGATAGAAAAGACGCTGCGCGAGCTGTTGAAGAGCAGGATCGTTACCAGCGGTCCCTTCAAAAAGGGGAGCAGGAAAAAAGTGCTGATGTTCATCGGGCCGACGGGAGTGGGAAAGACCACGACAATGGCGAAACTGGGTGCGATATTCGCGTTGCGCGAGGGTTGCCGGGTCGCCTTTATTACGATCGATAATTACCGTATCGCGGCGACCGAGCAGTTGAAAAAGTACGCCGAGATCATGAAGATTCCCGTGCACGTGGTCAACGACCAGAAGGCGTTCAAGGAAATAATCGAACACGAGAAGGCCGAGATCATAATGGTGGACACCTCGGGGCGAAGCCACAAGAACGACCTCAAAATTTCTGAAATCAAGAGCTATGCCGATACGATCGAATACGATTTCGAGAAGGTCCTGTGCGTTAGCGCAAACACCAAGAAACACGACCTTGCGAGCGTCTTTAAATCGTTTGACAAAGTGAATTTTACCAGTGTAATAGTGACCAAGGTCGACGAGACCGCCTTCATCGGAAACGTTCTCGACCTGGCCGACAAATATAAAAAACCAATCGCGTACTACACAACCGGCCAGGAGGTTCCCAACGATATCGACATCGCGGACCCCGAAAAGCTCGTTAACATGATGATCGGAAGCATAAACCAGTAA